Below is a window of candidate division WOR-3 bacterium DNA.
AGTCTAGTTCTTCTAGAACTTCCCCTTCCAGTTCAGAGTCAGAAAAATCGCTCATTAACTAGCGCTTCCGTTTCCATTTTTCAAGTTTTTAGCCGATGCAACTAAGTAATGAGATACATCCATTAATCCGTGAACACTCTGGCTGAGTTGTTTGCAAACTTCAGTCGCAGCGCGATCGCCTTTTTCAATACTCTTTAGGTAGGCTTCATTCGCTTTTTGCAAATATTCTATTAGTTGCGCGTTGCCAATTTTTAGGGCTTGTTCAAATTGGTTTCATATGATTCTCCTTTTCCTAAATCCCAAGCGAGGACTTCTGGGCCGATCGCGCCAATTTCCACTCGTTGTACCCAAGAAACAGCAGGCAATTGCTGCGAAGCTATATCGTTTTGAGTTGCTGTAACTTCATCCCATACTCCTGCTGGTACGATAATTTCCGAAAAAAGCTGCGGCAGTAAGTCAGCTTGTTGGCTTTTAAAGAGGACAATCAGCGGAGAAGCATTAATCACCACTCGTTTAATCAACATTGGACATTTCCTCTGCTAATTCTTCCGCGCTGTATTGCATAAAGTCAACTTGATAACGAGATAAAGCTTGAATAAACTCTGCACGAGTTAAGCCGGATATTTCCGCAGCTTTGGCTTGGGAAATATCTCCCAGTTCATACCATTTAATCGCCGCAGCAATTCTCATTTCTTTAATAAATTCATCACGATTTTTGCGCAAGGCAGAAAAAATTGTTTCTGGGACTTCTATAGAAATTTTCATGGCAGGTTAATGGTAATTTTAATAGATGATAGCATAATAAAAATACGATTTTTAGGGTAAAGGTAGGTAGGGATTTTCTTTGGTGGTTTAGGTGCGATCGCGCTTTTGCCTTAAGAAAAGAAACCGGGTTTGGTGGTACAAAAAGAAACCCGGTTTCTGAAACCCATAAAATAAGCGATCGCACTTACAACTATTCTTTTGCTGCTGTAGAATTTCAGCGTAGAGTTGCTGACTAATTCGGAAACCGGCGAGCGCAATTAAATCGTCTACTATTGGCTTCACTCGCTCGATTAAGCCGTTAGATTTCGCTTCTAGGAGAACTCCCAAAATTCCAATTACTTGCACACCCATATTAATTGCTATTTTTCGGCCT
It encodes the following:
- a CDS encoding UPF0175 family protein gives rise to the protein MKISIEVPETIFSALRKNRDEFIKEMRIAAAIKWYELGDISQAKAAEISGLTRAEFIQALSRYQVDFMQYSAEELAEEMSNVD